One window of the Pseudomonas knackmussii B13 genome contains the following:
- the csgE gene encoding curli production assembly/transport protein CsgE, with protein sequence MSRLLLAVLLSVLALGQAHADAEDEMKGFIVDETISHIGHDFYRYFSERLRDSTPLDFNLVVRERPSARWGSLVWVENQQRVVYREFLPPNTAELKPVAYAAANQVAEAVVRQRLEMLLQDTSDIERDEL encoded by the coding sequence ATGAGCCGCCTGCTGCTCGCCGTGCTGCTGAGCGTGCTCGCGCTCGGCCAGGCCCATGCCGACGCCGAGGACGAGATGAAGGGCTTCATCGTCGACGAAACCATTTCCCACATCGGCCACGACTTCTATCGCTACTTCAGCGAACGCCTGCGCGACAGCACGCCCCTGGACTTCAACCTGGTGGTGCGCGAACGCCCGTCGGCGCGCTGGGGCAGCCTGGTCTGGGTGGAGAACCAGCAGCGCGTGGTGTACCGCGAGTTCCTGCCGCCGAACACCGCCGAACTCAAGCCCGTTGCCTACGCCGCCGCCAACCAGGTGGCCGAGGCGGTGGTCCGTCAACGCCTGGAAATGTTGCTCCAGGACACCAGTGACATCGAGAGGGACGAACTATGA
- a CDS encoding curli assembly protein CsgF, whose amino-acid sequence MKRSTLSLASLLFLLGSAEATELVYTPVNPSFGGNPLNGTWLLNNAQAQNDHEDPDARRSSAFTGTTALQRFSSQLESRLLSQLLTNIENGNTGSLSTDSFLIDIIDDSGALSIQITDKVSGEVSEIQVNGLGPQQ is encoded by the coding sequence ATGAAGCGCAGCACGCTATCGCTCGCCAGCCTGCTTTTCCTGCTCGGCAGCGCCGAGGCCACGGAACTGGTGTACACGCCGGTGAACCCGTCGTTCGGCGGCAACCCGCTCAACGGCACCTGGCTGCTGAACAACGCCCAGGCGCAGAACGACCATGAGGATCCCGACGCCCGCAGAAGCTCGGCCTTCACCGGCACCACGGCGCTGCAGCGCTTCAGCAGCCAGCTGGAGTCGCGCCTGCTGTCGCAGCTGCTGACCAACATCGAGAACGGCAACACCGGCAGCCTGAGCACCGATTCCTTCCTCATCGACATCATCGACGACTCCGGGGCGCTGAGCATCCAGATCACCGACAAGGTCAGCGGCGAGGTCTCGGAAATCCAGGTCAACGGACTGGGCCCGCAGCAGTAG